The Vicia villosa cultivar HV-30 ecotype Madison, WI linkage group LG1, Vvil1.0, whole genome shotgun sequence genome includes a region encoding these proteins:
- the LOC131628790 gene encoding uncharacterized protein LOC131628790 produces the protein MKEKPLRLAENPNVKVVQPTTSKVTEIETPQKLWVDVISNNRNPSNGMQIEFIAPQLVNGEVEVTIEEEDIMSEVRYWESALIMYVIGSDLSMHTVKQFMEKNWNFVKLPEMFFNDEGYFILRFHSVDDKDLVLMKGPYTIRNMAMLLRDWKPNFNLQRDMLRTIPIWVKLPHLPLYLWGKRSLSMIGSVLGTPLVTDECTANRLRVSYARILVEIDITQAPIDEITIKDSEGNRMKQPVEYEWRPKFCHRCQKVGHNCETRQPQGTKQWKPKEAKQPEQQEIVVKKTAETLPESEPTWTTVERSRKGKEIIKEGTTEILSHNTFESLNLLNEVVVIPDKT, from the coding sequence ATGAAGGAGAAACCCTTACGGTTGGCAGAAAACCCTAATGTTAAGGTGGTTCAGCCAACAACTTCGAAGGTGACAGAGATCGAGACTCCTCAGAAACTTTGGGTGGACGTGATAAGCAACAATCGGAATCCTTCCAATGGGATGCAAATCGAGTTTATAGCACCACAACTTGTGAATGGTGAAGTTGAGGTCACAATTGAGGAAGAGGACATCATGAGTGAAGTGAGGTATTGGGAGTCTGCTCTCATCATGTATGTGATTGGAAGCGATCTAAGTATGCATACCGTGAAACAATTTATGGAGAAGAACTGGAATTTCGTCAAGCTGCCTGAGATGTTCTTCAACGATGAAGGGTATTTTATCTTGCGATTTCATTCAGTTGATGACAAGGATTTAGTGCTGATGAAAGGGCCCTATACGATACGAAACATGGCAATGCTTTTGAGGGACTGGAAACCGAACTTTAACTTACAGAGAGATATGCTGCGAACAATTCCAATATGGGTGAAACTCCCTCATTTGCCTCTGTATCTGTGGGGAAAACGAAGTCTGAGTATGATAGGGAGTGTTTTGGGTACGCCCTTAGTCACGGATGAGTGCACTGCAAATAGACTGAGAGTCTCGTATGCACGTATCCTGGTGGAGATTGATATCACCCAAGCCCCAATTGACGAGATCACCATTAAGGATAGTGAAGGAAATCGGATGAAACAGCCGGTTGAATATGAGTGGAGGCCGAAATTTTGTCATAGGTGTCAAAAGGTTGGCCATAACTGTGAAACTAGGCAGCCACAGGGTACAAAGCAATGGAAACCTAAGGAAGCTAAGCAACCAGAGCAACAAGAGATTGTGGTTAAGAAGACAGCAGAAACTCTCCCTGAGTCTGAACCAACTTGGACCACAGTGGAAAGAAGTAGGAAGGGAAAAGAGATAATCAAAGAAGGTACAACTGAGATCCTAAGCCATAACACATTTGAATCACTTAACCTTTTGAATGAGGTTGTGGTGATCCCGGATAAGACATGA
- the LOC131600341 gene encoding uncharacterized protein LOC131600341 → MEYYRYYRSWMYDRLYPGRRGLKPNFEEGVKGFISWAFVQECCRSEGGVRCPCLKCECRPIISDPEEVERHLKRRGFIKNYWVWTYNGEELPCNVLETSNTQVPLSFMQSKGSNFPPPTQVSSSFQQTRESCTPHPTQVPSSFQQTGESRNPHPTHIPSPSVQTGGSYTSPTIHIPAHEDDNNEPDKDDHEEKDENDGDEEEDDPSVIYTIEGRYYIWPVGNSFGPSRIAAQCISCVIQQMYKKAWKRFKDIDSKEKEAWFRKFKEKCTWKLTNEREVKKNYYGRTSVRLSDMLRRARKRWERENIRPNWIGKEVFDELLVYWDTPEFKARSEKAKKMRASENGDSINTVGSISTVEHARRMEVYQTLLAQFLVENPQYTPRGSEPLNPHVDFYIWGLVNGGKGPNECFFGAGNLAGSLRRVDRTLLQRVRDGEGTSRPPQLTPEMLETVRQLALTEVRRESAQREAALAEVRRESAQREAALKAQMEEQQRQMETMAKRQSDMEEQIRRLMQFQRSGNQAFGGNEGVSGEEPMDDENDDDLNINEFPDP, encoded by the exons atggaatattatcggtactatcgtagttggatgtacgataggtTGTATCCTGGAAGACGTGGACTTAAACCAAATTTCGAGGAAGGAGTTAAAGGGTTTATCTCGTGGGCATTTGTTCaggaatgttgtcgaagcgaaggaggagttaggtgtccttgtcttaaatgtgaatgtagacctataattagtgacccagaggAAGTGGAACGTCATTTGAAGAGAAGGGGTTTCAttaaaaattattgggtttggacataTAATGGAGAAGAACTACCGTGTAATGTACTGGAGACTAGCAATACACAAGTACCCTTATCCTTCATGCAGTCTAAGGGATCTAActttccacctcccacacaggTATCCTCATCCTTCCAACAGACCAGGGAATCCtgcaccccacatcccacacagGTACCCTCATCCTTCCAACAGACTGGTGAATCCCGCAACCCACATCCCACACATATACCCTCACCATCCGTGCAGACTGGGGGATCCTACACCTCACCTACCATACATATACCTGCGCATGAGGATGATAATAATGAGCCGGATAAGGACGATCATGAGGAGAAGGATGAGAATGACGGTGATGAGGAGGAGGATGACCCGAGTGTGATTTATACCATTGAAGGAAGATATTATATTTGGCCCGTCGGAAATTC TTTCGGGCCAAGTCGGATAGCTGCCCAGTGTATAAGTTGTGTAATTCAGCAAATGTATAAAAAAGCTTGGAAGAGATTTAAAGATATTGACTCGAAAGAAAAAGAAGCTTGGTTTAGAAAATTTAag GAAAAGTGTACGTGGAAACTAACGAACGAGAGAgaggttaaaaaaaattattatgggaGAACATCAGTTCGACTTTCTGACATGTTACGGCGTGctagaaagcgttgggaacgtGAAAATATTCGTCCTAACTGGATAGGCAAAGAAGTATTTGATGAACTTCTTGTCTATTGGGATACACCTGAATTTAAGGCTAGATcagaaaaagcaaagaaaatgaGAGCATCTGAAAATGGGGATAGCATTAATACAGTTGGAAGTATAAGTACGGTCGAACATGCTCGACGCATG GAGGTTTATCAGACATTGCTTGCGCAATTTTTGGTTGAAAATCCTCAATATACTCCAAGAGGTTCAGAGCCGCTTAATCCACATGTGGATTTTTATATTTGGGGTTTAGTAAATGGCGGAAAGGGACCTAATGAGTGTTTTTTTGGTGCTGGAAATTTGGCCGGCAGCTTGAGAAGAGTGGATAGAACTTTACTTCAAAGAGTTAGAGATGGGGAAGGAACGTCACGTCCACCACAATTGACACCTGAAATGCTAGAAACAGTAAGACAACTGGCGCTAACTGAGGTGAGACGCGAGTCAGCACAACGTGAGGCGGCGCTAGCTGAGGTGAGACGCGAGTCAGCACAACGTGAGGCGGCGCTAAAGGCCCAAATGGAAGAGCAACAACGGCAAATGGAGACAATGGCGAAGAGACAATCTGATATGGAGGAGCAAATACGGCGATTAATGCAATTCCAAAGGAGCGGTAATCAAGCGTTTGGTGGAAATGAAGGAGTTAGTGGTGAAGAACCGATGGATGATGAGAATGACGATGATCTTAACATTAACGAGTTTCCCGACCCATAA